The DNA segment AGGCTCCGGGTCATCCGGTGCAGCACCAGCCCCGGCATCGCCCGCTCCGCCTCCTTCGCGAGCGCCTTGGCGTAGTCGCTCGCCTCGGCCGAGGACGCGCCCCGCACCGAGGCCAGCAGATGCAGCCCCTTGGACCCGGCGGTCTTGGCGTACGCCTCGATCCCGTCCGCCGCGAGCCGCTCCCGCAGCCACAGGGCGACCTCGCAGCAGTGGACGACCGTCGCGGGCGCGCCGGGATCGAGGTCGAACACCAGCCGGTCGGCCTCGTCCGGGATCTGGACCAGCCACTGGTGGGTGTGGAACTCGGTCACCAGGTTCGCCGCCCACATCAGGCTCGGCAGGTCCTGCACCACCACCATCCGGGCCGCGCCCGCCGAACGGGGGACCTCGGCCGTGGTGACCCAGTCGGGCGTACCCGGCGGCACGTTCTTGGTGAAGAACGCCTCCCCGCCGGCGCCGTCCGGATACCGCAGGAAGGACACCGCCCGGTCCCGCAGATGCGGCAGCAGCGCCCCGGCGGCGGTGGCGTAGTAGTGCAGCAGCTCGCCCTTGGTGAAGCCGGTCTCCGGGTACAGCACCTTCTCCAGGTTGCTGAGCGAGACCCGCCGCCCCTCCACCTCCGTCACTGGCGTCATAGGATGACAATCCCAGAAATGGGACGAATCGGATAAAACGACACTGTGTAGAACTGTGCAGAACTGCGTGGAAGGGACCCGGCACGTGCGATCCATCTGGAACGGCGCCATCTCCTTCGGCCTCGTCAGCATCCCCGTCAAGCTGGTGAACGCCACCGAGAGCCACGCGGTCTCCTTCCGCCAGGTCCACACCGAGGACAACGGCCGCATCCGCTACCGCAAGGTCTGCGAACTGGAGGACCGCGAGGTCACCCAGTCCGAGATCGGCAAGGCGTACGAGGGCGCCGACGGCGAGATGATCCCGATCACCGAGGACGACCTCTCCCACCTCCCGCTGCCCACCGCCCGCACGATCGAGATCGTCGCCTTCGTCCCGGCCGAACGCATCGACCCGCTCCAGATGGACACGGCGTACTACATCGGCGCCGCCGGAGCGCCGGCCGCCAAGCCGTACACCCTGCTGCGCGAGGCCCTCAAGCGCAGCCACAAGGTCGCCATCGCCAAGTTCGCGCTGCGCGGGCGGGAGCGGCTGGGCATGCTGCGCGTGGTCGACGACGTGATCGTCCTGCACGGCCTGCTCTGGCCCGACGAGGTACGCGCCCCCGAGGGCGTCGCCCCCGACGTGGACGTCACCGTGCGCGACCAGGAGCTGGACCTCGCCGACGCCCTCATGGACACCCTCGGCGAGGTCGACCTCGACGACCTCCACGACGAGTACCGCGAGGCCGTCGAGGAGGTCATCGCCGCCAAGGCCGCCGGCGAGACCCCGCCCGAGGCCCCCGCACCGGCCGACGGCGGCAAGGTCCTCGACCTCATGGCCGCGCTGGAGAAGAGCGTCCGCGAGGCCCGCGAGTCGCGGGGCGGGGAGGGCGAGGCGGAGGTACGGAACCTGCGCGGGCGGGGGACGCCGAAGGAGACGGGGGCG comes from the Streptomyces seoulensis genome and includes:
- the ligD gene encoding non-homologous end-joining DNA ligase, translating into MTPVTEVEGRRVSLSNLEKVLYPETGFTKGELLHYYATAAGALLPHLRDRAVSFLRYPDGAGGEAFFTKNVPPGTPDWVTTAEVPRSAGAARMVVVQDLPSLMWAANLVTEFHTHQWLVQIPDEADRLVFDLDPGAPATVVHCCEVALWLRERLAADGIEAYAKTAGSKGLHLLASVRGASSAEASDYAKALAKEAERAMPGLVLHRMTRSLRPGKVFVDWSQNAARKTTAAPYTVRARSTPTVSTPVTWDEVERCRDPAELTFLAGDVPPRLERYGDLLAGLLDPERAAPLP
- a CDS encoding Ku protein, translating into MRSIWNGAISFGLVSIPVKLVNATESHAVSFRQVHTEDNGRIRYRKVCELEDREVTQSEIGKAYEGADGEMIPITEDDLSHLPLPTARTIEIVAFVPAERIDPLQMDTAYYIGAAGAPAAKPYTLLREALKRSHKVAIAKFALRGRERLGMLRVVDDVIVLHGLLWPDEVRAPEGVAPDVDVTVRDQELDLADALMDTLGEVDLDDLHDEYREAVEEVIAAKAAGETPPEAPAPADGGKVLDLMAALEKSVREARESRGGEGEAEVRNLRGRGTPKETGARKSTSKAAAKKTASARKSTSKAGESKGAAKKTAAKSTSKATSKATSKATEKKAAAKKAPARKRAASGKRSA